A single region of the Rhizophagus irregularis chromosome 27, complete sequence genome encodes:
- a CDS encoding Uracil phosphoribosyltransferase synthesizes UMP from uracil, with translation MHDLPSNVICLPQTNQLEALLTIIRDKNTNRGDFIFYSNRIIRLLVEEGLNHLPVVEKAIVTPTSTKYEGVGFKGKICGVSIMRAGESMEQGLRDCCRSVRIGKILIQRDEETALPKLYYSKLPPDIDDRYVLLLDPMLATGGSAIKAIEVLLSHGVKENKILFLNLVAAPEGIEAVTKKYTELKIVTASVDKGLNDKKYIIPGLGDFGDRYFTLP, from the exons atg CATGACCTTCCTTCTAATGTAATATGCCTTCCCCAAACCAACCAATTGGAAGctttattaactattattcGAGATAAAAATACGAACCGCGGTGACTTTATATTCTATTCGAATAGAATCATTAGGTTACTTGTGGAAGAAG GATTAAATCATTTGCCTGTTGTGGAGAAAGCTATTGTCACTCCAACAA GTACCAAATATGAAGGTGTTGGTTTCAAGGGTAAGATATGTGGTGTTTCTATTATGCGTGCAGGTGAATCTATGGAACAAGGATTACGTGACTGTTGCAG GAGTGTAAGAATTGGAAAGATCTTGATTCAACGTGATGAAGAGACGGCTCTACCcaag ctttattattctaaattaCCTCCAGATATAGATGATCGATATGTTCTTTTATTGGATCCAATGCTTG caactGGTGGATCAGCTATTAAAGCTATCGAAGTATTATTGTCTCATGGagtaaaagaaaacaaaattttattcctGAATTTAGTTGCTGCCCCCGAAGGCATTGAAGCTGTTACCAAAAAATATACTGAACTTAAAATTGTGACAGCCAGTGTTGATAAAGGATTAAAtgataagaaatatattatacctGGTTTAGGCGATTTTG GTGATAGATATTTCACCCTTCCTTAA
- a CDS encoding mitochondrial 54S ribosomal protein uL29m, whose translation MNKMNKFSILYRSLRTTNKLFDWEPSKSKGVVGLYEFFQGGAKNPNPVPTSKDMITGRAWTASELRRKSFEDLHKLWYVLLKERNLLGTMWLEAKRWNKIHNQPWIEAFRERTFKCQKSMARIKHVLSERRVAYEYAIRKDSKLFGLDKAPEPHWSYEPPKSQQIDNKRLVRKSRISNRNNSRLRRT comes from the exons atgaataaaatgaataagttttcaattttatatcgTTCATTGCGaactacaaataaattatttgattggGAACCTAGTAAAAGTAAAGGAGTAGTGGGATTATACGAATTTTTTCAAGGAGGTGCTAAAAATCCCAATCCAGTACCAACGTCAAAAGATATGATTAcag gacgAGCATGGACAGCATCAGAATTAAGACGCAAATCATTTGAAGATTTACATAAACTTTGGTACGTTTTACTTAAAGAACGTAATTTACTTGGTACGATGTGGTTAGAAGCAAAAAGATGGAACAAAATACATAATCAGCCATGGATTGAAGCATTTCGCGAAAGAACATTTAAG tGTCAGAAATCGATGGCAAGAATTAAACATGTACTAAGCGAACGTAGAGTAGCATATGAATATGCTATACGTAAAGATTCAAAGTTATTTGGATTAGACAAGGCTCCTGAACCTCATTGGAGTTATGAACCACCAAAATCACAACAGATAGATAATAAAAGATTGGTAAGAAAAAGTAGAATTAGtaatagaaataattcaaGATTGAGAAGAACGTAA
- a CDS encoding uncharacterized protein (SECRETED:cutsite_VLS-GF; SECRETED:prob_0.8087); SECRETED:SignalP(1-21): MKFFHIYVIVLLTLSANEVLSGFCNHKKLSDGTQNRDGSCSNTIQGDIPSVKQMTSTFITSPRNEEVLEANKPFSVDILISHLETGHFSDPEKEYYTKPQSLNRNGVIEGHTHVTIQELLDNPFPPNAENFVFFEGVNVKAKRGHLSVDVVRKDGTPGLPAGRFRICTLSASLSHQPLLMPIAKRGAQDDCIRIAVTGKGKGKGKGKGEKGKGKEEKEKCKDKKKGKKGKPKRKH; encoded by the exons atgaagttcTTTCACATTTACGTTATTGTTCTCTTAACTCTCTCAGCTAATGAAGTTTTATCAGGTTTTtgtaatcataaaaaattaagtgaTGGTACACAAAATCGTGACGGATCTTGTTCTAATACCATCCAAGGAGATATTCCATCTGTTAAACAAATGACTTCAACATTTATCACTTCCCCAAGGAATGAAGAAGTTTTGGAAGCTAATAAACCATTTAGcgttgatattttaattagtcATTTGGAAACTGGGCACTTTAGTGATCCagaaaaagaatattacaCTAAACCACAATCACTTAATCGTAATGGTGTAATAGAAGGTCATACACATGTTACTATTCAAGAACTTTTAGATAACCCTTTCCCTCCAAATGCCGAAAATTTTGTGTTCTTTGAAGGAGTAAATGTAAAAGCCAAAAGGGGTCATTTATCCGTTGATGTCGTTAGGAAGGATGGCACTCCAGGTTTACCTGCTGGTAGATTTAGAATTTGTACCTTGTCTGCTTCTCTCAGTCATCAGCCTCTTCTTATGCCGATCGCTAAAAGAG GTGCTCAAGACGATTGCATAAGAATTGCAGTTAcaggaaaaggaaaaggaaaaggaaaaggaaaaggcgaaaaaggaaaaggaaaagaagaaaaagaaaaatgtaaggataaaaaaaaaggaaaaaaaggtAAACCTAAAAGAAAACATTAG